The Brassica napus cultivar Da-Ae chromosome C7, Da-Ae, whole genome shotgun sequence genome has a segment encoding these proteins:
- the LOC106377762 gene encoding uncharacterized protein LOC106377762, whose protein sequence is MQISLSDMKPLARSLTGFNGSSEMVLGTILLRVHAQGVTKTIKFSVVDVRTPYNAILGTPWIHAMKAIPSTYHQCAKLLGNDGRVITLRGDQAAAGDLLIAEEEIFEIIIDEHDPSKTVRVGTYLSDETKDQIIAFMKENISTFAWSTNDMKGIDPNITTHELNVDPTFKPVRQKRRKLGPK, encoded by the exons ATGCAAATCAGCCTCAGCGACATGAAGCCTTTGGCACGATCGCTAACAGGCTTCAACGGATCATCTGAGATGGTGCTCGGAACGATCCTCTTGCGCGTGCACGCCCAGGGTGTCACAAAAACCATCAAATTCTCTGTCGTCGACGTTCGAACACCATATAACGCTATTCTGGGTACTCCGTGGATCCACGCGATGAAAGCAATTCCGTCGACCTATCATCAGTGTGCTAAGCTCCTTGGCAATGACGGTCGAGTCATTACCCTTCGTGGAGACCAAGCTGCGGCCGGTGACCTTCTAATCGCCGAG GAAgagatttttgaaattattatcgACGAGCACGATCCATCCAAGACAGTTAGAGTCGGTACCTACTTGTCAGACGAGACCAAAGATCAGATCATCGCATTTATGAAGGAGAACATCTCTACATTCGCATGGTCGACCAACGACATGAAAGGAATCGACCCCAACATCACGACTCATGAACTCAATGTTGACCCAACCTTCAAACCGGTAAGGCAAAAGAGGCGCAAGCTTGGTCCCAAATGA